Below is a window of Streptomyces sp. NBC_01429 DNA.
GCCGGGCTGGAGGTTGCTGAGGGAGACCTGCGTGCCGGCCGTCGACTGCGACTGCGAGACACGCGGGAGGTCCACCCCGATCTGGCTGTACGCGGCCTGGACGAGGCCCGAGCAGTCCCACGCGTTGGGGCCGGTGGAGCCCATGATGTACGCGTCGCCGACGTGCGACTGGACGAAGGAGACGACGGCGGCGGCGGAGCCGGTGGCCTGCGAGGTGACGGTCGAGGCCGTGGTCGTGGTGGAGCTGCCGGTGCTGGACCCCGAGGAGCTGGAGCCGGAGCTCTGGTTCGAGCCCGAGTCGGCGGCGGCGAGCGTGGTGCGCTGGGCGTCGCGCGAGGCGCGCTCGGCCTCGGCGGCGGCCTTGGCGCGGGCCTCGGCGGCGGCCTTCTTCTTCTTTTCGGCCTCGGCCTTGCGCTCCGCCTCGGCGTGGGCCGTCTTGGCGGCCTTCGCGGCCTTGGTGATGGCGGCGCTCTCCTGGGCCCGCAGGTCCAGGTTGTTGGCGACCCGCTGGGTGGCGTCGGCGGACTTGGCGAAGTCGCTCGCGAGCCCGGAGGTGAGGGTCGGCATCTCGATGGTCTGGGTCACCGGCTCGGCGTTGGCCGGTCCGGCGGCACCGGCTACCGCGATCGTGCTGAGTACGCCACCGGCGACTCCGGCACGGAGAACGGTGACCTTCGGCGCACTCCGGCGGGGTTTCCGGTGGCTGGGTATGTGAGCGGTGTGGGACATGAGTACACGGCTATCAGGCCGAACCCGGTTCTCGTCAAGAAACGTGGGTTGCGCCACAGTTACGTTCGGAATCTCTGAATCCGGTTACTGATGACCCTTATTGACGCCGTAACGGTCAAACCGGGCAATCGCGATCATGGCCTTGATCATGGTCTTTCCGCTAAAGGTCCGAATTGCCCGCCACCTACCACCCCTTCGAACTCATGGCCAAGCCCGCTTCTCCGGGGGGTGGGGCGGAGTGGTGCAGGTCACAGGAGGGTCACTGTTCGGGGGGCGCCGCGATCACGGCCGCCGGCGATCCCGGCTTCATCGTTCTCCCGTCACCCTCCCGTCGCTCTCCCCTTGTCGTCGCCCCGCGCTTTCGTCGCGCTCCGCCGCCCCGTGCCTCTTGCTCGTGAATGCGTGCACGTGTCCACTTCCGTCCTCGCTCTCCCCTCGCGGGAGTGAGCCCCGGCGCCTTATCACTCAAAAGCGTCTCATCGCCAATTTGTTTGTAGGTTGCATCACTTGATAGGGCGACACGCCTCCGACCAGCGGTAACGGGCTCGAATGTCACATCTGGTGATCGCGTGGCGGCTTCGCGTACGAAGATCACCGCTCATCCGACTTCATGATCCTTCGTCAGGTGGTGGAGATCACAAAGACGTTGCTGTACCCCGTGTCGCAGATCACAGACCACTCGGCATAGGATGCGGGGCAGTCGGGCTTGTGAACTGCCTCACATGTACGCGATCTTCAGTGATCCGTGCCGGGGCGGCGATGTGAACCGCCCGGTGCGATCCAACGGTCAAGGACGACTGGAAGGAGCTGAGGGGCGTGAATGCCTACGCACCCATCCTCGTGCTCGGCGCCCTGGGGGCCGGGTTTGCGATCTTCTCCGTGGTCATGGCCACGCTTATCGGCCCAAAACGCTATAACCGGGCGAAAATTGACGCGTACGAGTGTGGCATCGAGCCCACACCGACACCGGTCGGGGGCGGCCGATTCCCCATCAAGTACTACCTGACGGCGATGCTCTTCATCATTTTCGATATCGAGGTCGTCTTCCTTTACCCCTGGGCGGTCACCTTCGACTCCCTGGGGATTTTCGGGCTCGTGGAGATGCTGCTCTTCGTGCTCACCGTCTTCGTCGCCTACGCGTATGTGTGGCGGCGCGGCGGTCTGGAATGGGACTGAAGGGGCTGAGGGGGAACCAATGGGACTCGAAGAGAAGCTGCCGAGTGGTTTTCTGCTGACCACCGTCGAACAGGCATCCGGCTGGGTGCGGAAGTCGTCCATGTTCCCCGCGACCTTCGGCCTCGCCTGCTGCGCCATCGAGATGATGACGACCGGCGCCGGCCGCTACGACCTGGCGCGGTTCGGCATGGAGGTCTTCCGCGGTTCGCCGCGCCAGGCCGATCTGATGATCGTGGCCGGACGGGTGAGCCAGAAGATGGCGCCGGTGCTGCGACAGGTCTACGACCAGATGCCCAATCCCAAGTGGGTGATCTCCATGGGTGTTTGTGCCTCATCGGGCGGAATGTTCAACAATTACGCGATTGTGCAGGGTGTGGATCATGTCGTCCCGGTTGACATCTATTTGCCCGGCTGCCCGCCCCGACCGGAGATGCTGATGGACGCCATTCTCAAGCTCCACGAGAAGGTCCAGGGATCCAAGCTCGGGGTCAACGCGCGGGAAGCGGCCCGTGAGGCGGAGGAAGCCGCCCTCAACGCGCTGCCGTTGATCGAGATGAAAGGGCTCCTGCGGTGAGCGACGAGCAGCGACCCGGGGACGGCGTTCCCGTCCCGCGCGACGACACCGGCGAGGCCATCCGCGTGCAGAAGGGCATGTTCGGCGCCAAGAACGGCGCCGACACCTCGGGCTACGGCGGTCTGGTCAGGACCGTGACGTTCCCGGGCGCGACCCCCCGGCCGTACGGCGGTCCCGGCGGATCCTTCGACGAGATCGCCGACGAACTCGAAGGCGCGCTGGAGGAACAGGGCCTCCTCCCCGAGAACGCCATCGAGAAGACGGTCGTCGACCGCGGCGAACTCACCTTCCACGTCGCCCGCGAGCACCTCGTCCAGGTCGCCCGCACCCTGCGCGACGACCCGGCCCTGCGCTTCGAGCTGTGTACGGGGGTGTCCGGCGTCCACTACCTCGGTGACGAGGGCCGCGAGCTGCACGCCGTCTACCACCTGCGCTCGCTCACCCACGGCCGGCTGATCCGCGTCGAGGTCTCCGCACCGGACGCCGACCCGCATGTGCCGTCCCTGGTGTCGGTCTATCCGACCAACGACTGGCACGAGCGCGAGGCGTACGACTTCTTCGGCCTGATCTTCGACGGCCACCCCGCGCTGACGCGGATCCTCATGCCGGACGACTGGCAGGGCTTCCCGCAGCGCAAGGACTACCCGCTCGGTGGCATCGCCGTCGAGTACAAGGGCGCCCAGATCCCGGCTCCGGACCAGCGGAGGTCGTACTCCTGATGTCAGCACCCCACGCACCCCAAGGCGAGGCACCCGGCGACACGTTCCCCGAGGACGCCACTCCCCGGGAGACCACCGAGGGCACCGTGTACACGGTCACCGGCGGCGACTGGGACGAGGTCGTCCAGTCCGCCGCCAAGGCCGACGACGAACGCATCGTCGTCAACATGGGTCCCCAGCACCCCTCCACCCACGGAGTGCTGCGGCTGATCCTGGAGATCGACGGCGAGACCGTCACCGAGGCGCGCTGCGGTATCGGCTATCTGCACACCGGTATCGAGAAGAACCTCGAATTCCGCAACTGGACGCAGGGCACCACCTTCGTCACGCGCATGGACTACCTGACGTCGTTCTTCAACGAGACGGCGTACTGCCTGGGCGTCGAGAAGCTGCTCGGCATAGAGGACACCGTCCCCGACCGGGCCACCCTCATCCGCGTCCTGCTGATGGAGCTGAACCGGCTCTCCTCGCACCTCGTCTGTATCGCCACCGGCGGTATGGAGCTGGGCGCGACGACGATCATGATCTACGGCTTCCGCGATCGTGAACTGATTCTCGATGCCTACGAGCTGATCACCGGACTGCGGATGAACCACGCGTTCATCCGCCCCGGCGGACTCGCCCAGGACCTGCCCCCCGGCGCCACCGACCAGCTGCGCGAGCTGCTGAAGACCCTGCGCAAGAACCTGCCGGAGTACGACAAGCTCGCCACCGGCAACCCCATCTTCAAGGCCCGTATGCAGGACGTCGGCCATCTCGACCTGACCGGCTGCATGGCGCTCGGCGCCACCGGACCGATCCTGCGCTCCGCCGGGCTGCCGCACGACCTGCGCAGGAGCGACCCGTACTGCGGTTACGAGACCTTCGAGTTCGACGTCCCGACCGCCGACACCTGCGACGCGTACGGCCGCTTCCTCATCCGGCTCGAAGAGATGCGCCAGTCGCTGCGGATCGTCGAGCAGTGCCTCGACCGCCTGGAGCCGGGCCCGG
It encodes the following:
- a CDS encoding C40 family peptidase, which gives rise to MSHTAHIPSHRKPRRSAPKVTVLRAGVAGGVLSTIAVAGAAGPANAEPVTQTIEMPTLTSGLASDFAKSADATQRVANNLDLRAQESAAITKAAKAAKTAHAEAERKAEAEKKKKAAAEARAKAAAEAERASRDAQRTTLAAADSGSNQSSGSSSSGSSTGSSTTTTASTVTSQATGSAAAVVSFVQSHVGDAYIMGSTGPNAWDCSGLVQAAYSQIGVDLPRVSQSQSTAGTQVSLSNLQPGDILYWGGAGSAYHTAIYIGDGQFVGAQNPSKGVVQASLDYDPPSGAVRVL
- a CDS encoding NADH-quinone oxidoreductase subunit A; its protein translation is MNAYAPILVLGALGAGFAIFSVVMATLIGPKRYNRAKIDAYECGIEPTPTPVGGGRFPIKYYLTAMLFIIFDIEVVFLYPWAVTFDSLGIFGLVEMLLFVLTVFVAYAYVWRRGGLEWD
- a CDS encoding NuoB/complex I 20 kDa subunit family protein, translated to MGLEEKLPSGFLLTTVEQASGWVRKSSMFPATFGLACCAIEMMTTGAGRYDLARFGMEVFRGSPRQADLMIVAGRVSQKMAPVLRQVYDQMPNPKWVISMGVCASSGGMFNNYAIVQGVDHVVPVDIYLPGCPPRPEMLMDAILKLHEKVQGSKLGVNAREAAREAEEAALNALPLIEMKGLLR
- a CDS encoding NADH-quinone oxidoreductase subunit C, which translates into the protein MSDEQRPGDGVPVPRDDTGEAIRVQKGMFGAKNGADTSGYGGLVRTVTFPGATPRPYGGPGGSFDEIADELEGALEEQGLLPENAIEKTVVDRGELTFHVAREHLVQVARTLRDDPALRFELCTGVSGVHYLGDEGRELHAVYHLRSLTHGRLIRVEVSAPDADPHVPSLVSVYPTNDWHEREAYDFFGLIFDGHPALTRILMPDDWQGFPQRKDYPLGGIAVEYKGAQIPAPDQRRSYS
- a CDS encoding NADH-quinone oxidoreductase subunit D; translated protein: MSAPHAPQGEAPGDTFPEDATPRETTEGTVYTVTGGDWDEVVQSAAKADDERIVVNMGPQHPSTHGVLRLILEIDGETVTEARCGIGYLHTGIEKNLEFRNWTQGTTFVTRMDYLTSFFNETAYCLGVEKLLGIEDTVPDRATLIRVLLMELNRLSSHLVCIATGGMELGATTIMIYGFRDRELILDAYELITGLRMNHAFIRPGGLAQDLPPGATDQLRELLKTLRKNLPEYDKLATGNPIFKARMQDVGHLDLTGCMALGATGPILRSAGLPHDLRRSDPYCGYETFEFDVPTADTCDAYGRFLIRLEEMRQSLRIVEQCLDRLEPGPVMVADKKIAWPAQLALGPDGLGNSLDHIKNIMGTSMEALIHHFKLVTEGFRVPAGQAYAAVESPKGELGAHVVSDGGTRPYRVHFRDPSFTNLQSMAAMCEGGQVADVIVAVASIDPVMGGVDR